The window CCCAAAATAAAGTGAAAGAACTGAACGAGAGAAACGCGAATAAAAGGGaggaaagaaaacaacaaatagaaaaaatgcaaaaaatatgtgaCCAACTTGCTAGCGATATCAAGGCTAGTGTGATAACGATAACAATATTGCGAATTATGAACTGCACTTAGAGGTATCTCTTACCAATACCTtgtcaaaaataacattttattttgctaaCTTGGTTTAAAATTCTAGTGGATGCAGAGATCGAGCAATACATTTTGCgaatttcaccagaaaaatgcaaatgttCTTAAAAACGAGTTTATGCAACTGACAAACAAGTAAGTATGTAATCTAGGTATATTGTAATTTTGAGCAAATAACATGGTTGAATACAGTTTTGAAACTATCGATCTCATTTATTTGATGTAACACTTCTGCTCCCTTATTTGTAAACGTAAGCATATGCCTACGACATTCTTGGGTGCCTGATCTCGCCTATACTCGTAAATAAAAACTCTTGCGATAGATAAGTCATACTCATGCTCGCAGAAAATACATGTTTAGCTAAATACTACATTTGCTTGATGCTTTAAaccgtttgtttttgttgcttttactGTGTTTTTAAAATCTAATTAAACCCTTTTAAGACCTAATCTTTTTAAAACCTGATAGCTTCTTGATTAATATCACCACGacttaataaacaaattttgcatttttctaaaCGTATCATCTAGTTTTGAAGAAATGGTAGCTGCAGGAGAAACAGAGCGGGACATACGTTTGAACCTTCGTactgttttgcaacaaaaaatgtttttttccgGTGCAACAAGAGACACGTTGAAGAAGATGCTGAATAAAATTGATAACCTCCAAAATATTGCCTGTAAGTATTATTGATCAGTGGTTAGCATATATCATAATATAATGGGCCAATACTTGATCAAGATAACTACAGATACGATAAAACCTTTT of the Clavelina lepadiformis chromosome 7, kaClaLepa1.1, whole genome shotgun sequence genome contains:
- the LOC143465468 gene encoding uncharacterized protein LOC143465468, which codes for MTEEQQPPTAKSLQIELQNEKQKYQNLSSTLQREQECNGQLSTKLAALNQEMSVVFQNNHKHIVTLKSWMDHTTAELVFTQNKVKELNERNANKREERKQQIEKMQKICDQLASDIKWMQRSSNTFCEFHQKNANVLKNEFMQLTNNFEEMVAAGETERDIRLNLRTVLQQKMFFSGATRDTLKKMLNKIDNLQNIA